Proteins from one Plasmodium gaboni strain SY75 chromosome 4, whole genome shotgun sequence genomic window:
- a CDS encoding hypothetical protein (conserved Plasmodium protein, unknown function): SFSRIIAESSDTKKNEFFFEESVLGATSSRGASLDSEENTNINMIKYKNKQSYDDNIAIKQNVNKGGSINNVIKYNKEEKEKKKNSFLEFPKEFNILDVVWPYMKQPREVFKKSSIISFMMDHYFRHELYILESRNLMKPRRRTYEAPCFEYDDFELETDSFFLENYNEDHHFFNKYRSYFFSLNVLDHCKRLKSNRNKYNNINDDRMKDIKDDRMKDIKVDHMKDIKNDHMKDIKNDHMKDINNYHNDGANNHDSQKKNNPGGIQNNCNTCEEKKIELLKRNNIMSKDDLIAYNKNRIEEYYDRIISYFFGLIILYHNKKETNLNYYTKFLSLDKYKNMYMCINNDISKIYEKATLYSYEEFSIIQQKDLQPDELKGNIKYYYFFNRVVYTSLYLVHEILQQLDGLMYTFKRLPINIQKYLSKLPEIRIKEIKKNKRLQKNRNENSIFDTCNYKDLYYVSSEYYDYVSRCLIWSNYYFFNYMSKTIVYSVKKRNYEYIEREKSKINLFLEYSHNDIIEYIKDITFYFKLIVNEIETARLFSEPVMLCFQLFSEHYLYLIKNIISILLIHIEKPLTRKSNSELKKIFNCLKDQQDLTKNILNEFHSKNKIRYDPTEWLIYRFFASIEYKQDIAHKYILQCNNNIISLMLKIFNYFHILVITLIIYLNLHSMYTLFIDLDIDDTLKFQHDLEFLNYFKRYQDFNNHLFDTFRSDHT, translated from the coding sequence ATCATTTTCAAGAATTATAGCTGAATCCTCTgatacaaaaaaaaatgaatttttttttgaggAATCCGTTTTAGGTGCTACATCCTCAAGAGGGGCTTCTCTTGACAGTGAAGAGAATACAAACATAAATATgattaaatataaaaataaacaaagTTATGATGACAATATTGcaataaaacaaaatgtGAATAAAGGTGGTTCTATTAataatgtaataaaatacaataaagaagaaaaagaaaaaaaaaaaaattccTTCTTAGAATTTCCAAAAGAATTTAATATACTAGATGTTGTATGGCCATATATGAAACAACCTAGAGaagtttttaaaaaatcatctataatttcatttatGATGGATCATTATTTTAGACATGagttatatattttagaAAGTAGAAATTTGATGAAACCAAGAAGGAGAACATATGAAGCTCCATGTTTTGAATATGATGATTTTGAATTAGAAACAgattctttttttttagaaaattataatgaagatcatcatttttttaataaatacagaagttattttttttctttaaatgTATTAGATCATTGTAAAAGATTAAAGAGTAACAGgaacaaatataataatataaatgatgatCGAATGAAAGATATTAAGGATGATCGAATGAAGGATATTAAGGTTGATCATATGAAAGATATTAAGAATGATCATATGAAAGATATTAAGAATGATCATATGaaagatattaataattatcataatgATGGTGCAAATAATCATGATAGtcaaaaaaagaataacCCAGGTGgtatacaaaataattgtaatacatgtgaagaaaaaaaaatagaacTATTAAAGAGAAACAATATTATGAGCAAAGACGATTTAATTGcttataataaaaataggatagaagaatattatgatcgtattatatcttatttttttggattaataatattatatcataataaaaaagaaacgaatttaaattattacacaaaatttttaagcttagataaatataaaaatatgtatatgtgtataaataatgatatatctAAAATATATGAGAAAGCAAcattatattcatatgaaGAATTTAGCATTATACAACAAAAAGATTTACAACCTGATGAATTAAAAggtaatataaaatattattatttttttaatcgTGTTGTTTATACCTCTCTTTATCTGGTACATGAAATACTACAACAATTAGATGGATTGATGTATACCTTTAAAAGATTACcaataaatattcaaaaatatttatctaAACTGCCTGAAATAAGaattaaagaaattaaaaaaaataagagACTACAAAAGAATAGAAACGAAAATTCTATTTTTGATACTTGTAATTATAAagatttatattatgtatcaagtgaatattatgattatgTTAGTAGGTGTTTAATTTGGTccaattattatttttttaattatatgtCAAAAACTATAGTATATAGtgtaaaaaaaagaaattatgaatatattgaaagagaaaaatccaaaataaatttattcTTAGAATATTCAcataatgatattatagaatatataaaagatattactttttattttaaattaattgTTAATGAAATAGAAACTGCACGATTATTCTCTGAACCTGTAATGTTATGTTTTCAACTTTTTTCTGAGCATTATCTATATCtaatcaaaaatataatatctaTACTTCTAATACATATAGAAAAACCACTTACAAGAAAATCAAACAgtgaattaaaaaaaatatttaacTGCTTAAAAGATCAACAAGATTTAAccaaaaatatattaaatgaattccattctaaaaataaaatcagATATGATCCAACCGAATGGCTTATATATAGATTTTTTGCAAGTATAGAATATAAACAAGATATAgcacataaatatatactacaatgtaataataatattatatcattgatgttaaaaatttttaattattttcatattcttGTTATCACTTTAATTATTTATCTAAATCTTCATTCTATGTATACTCTATTTATTGATTTAGATATTGATGATACTTTAAAGTTTCAGCATGATCTAGAATtcttaaattattttaaaagatatcAGGATTTTAATAATCACCTCTTTGACACATTCCGATCCGACCACACATGA
- a CDS encoding putative protein phosphatase, giving the protein MDISEKSNKINCKNECSKYVCGTLYELIKDLNSYNLQCYINNEKNINLYEDFKYKKKKKIEFMSIVDYYGGLKNNEYEFFIIPIIFNKHNEILYMGVSIFFKNEFFKEYKINNYNYIELFIYNVQKEKPNNNFYPHMDINQDTTKKNAFLNFLVNIDDLNKYHRQTNNHLERNKNTCTDKNIYDSHGHHYCSDVYNMCNKNVYSHDNIINICDKNVCDKNVCDKNVCDKNVCDKNICDKNVCDKNVCDKNVCDKNICDKHNINNLVPNMNIKCKYNLSNYLHSEKISGDYKKIQCPLIIDDHYILCSDGVVKLKNEENDQSVNDKKKIPLSSIYETYTHSSIQATTRKNEIQNNNHNNDNISKGHTNTDNHHNMWKQEAINKCQNYKYSYTENEINKVYKNIDNKENYKKDDSCSGPSLVKYNEKIYHKNISIQRKEITIDTLKRTKMEDNKNINDDDNKNINDDDNKNINDDDNKNINDDDNKNINDDNNKNINDANSINTHCSYKYSATYSNEKVEYNNVISEEIKIKSPKKDEENIKINNMFKCGFYSFKGNRTYNEDRVIIIENMNNFLKEEYDTLIKKAPNEYELIDKEYMNIIHNIKDMETPSYIYCAIYDGHNGDNAVNIVQKILHIYMYYYFINGSGLENSLKYSFQETDNYICKNIINIKEDNHSNYSSGTTACVSVIFKNMLYVANIGDSRCIISKNGRAIVLTVDHRASINKKEQERIINSGGILDDEGYLGGCLGVCRGFGSFHKKTKEKLKGLICEPDLFHIKLTDDDEFLIICCDGIFDVITSQEAVNTVKNSLIQSRDANTAAEALCQLAYKKKSLDNLSVLVVIFQNPQMNKKVSSINESSGIYSGQAGRVRRRIKFSALKDLINQ; this is encoded by the exons ATGGATATATCTGAGAAGAGTAATAAGATTAATTGCAAGAATGAATGCTCTAAATATGTATGTGGAACACTATATGAACTGATTAAAGATTTGAATAGCTATAATCTACAATGTTATATTAACAATGagaagaatataaatttatatgaagattttaaatataagaagaagaaaaaaatagaatTTATGTCCATTGTAGATTATTATGGTGGATTAAAAAATAACGAATATGagttttttattattcctattatatttaataaacataatgaaatattatatatgggtgtatccatattttttaaaaatgaattttttaaagaatataaaatcaataattataattacatagaactatttatatataatgtacAGAAAGAAAAAccaaataataatttttatcCTCATATGGATATTAATCAAGAcacaacaaaaaaaaatgcttttttaaattttcttgtaaatatagatgatttaaataaatatcataGACAAACAAATAATCATCTTGaaagaaacaaaaataCATGTActgataaaaatatttatgatagTCATGGTCATCATTATTGTAGTGATGTGTATAATATgtgtaataaaaatgtatatagtcatgataatataataaatatatgtgataAAAATGTTTGTGACAAAAATGTATGTGATAAAAATGTTTGTGACAAAAATGTATgtgataaaaatatatgtgaCAAAAATGTTTgtgataaaaatgtatgtgataaaaatgtttgtgataaaaatatatgtgacaaacataatattaacaatCTGGTGCCcaatatgaatattaaatgtaaatataatcTTTCTAATTATCTACATAGCGAAAAAATAAGTGGGgattataaaaagatacAGTGCCCTTTAATAATTGATgatcattatattttatgtagTGACGGGGTGGTGAAACTAAAgaatgaagaaaatgatCAATCTGTTAAtgataaaaagaaaatacCACTTTCATCGATCTATGAGACATATACTCATAGTAGCATACAAGCAACAACAAGAAAGAACGAGATccaaaataataatcataataatgataatatttctaAGGGTCATACTAATACAGATAATCACCATAATATGTGGAAACAAGAAGCCATTAATAAATGTCAAAATTATAAGTATTCATATACagaaaatgaaataaataaggtttataaaaatattgataataaagaaaattataagaaaGATGATAGTTGTTCTGGGCCTTCCTTAGTCAAATATAATGAGAAGatttatcataaaaatatttctataCAAAGAAAGGAAATCACAATAGACACGTTGAAAAGGACAAAAATggaagataataaaaatattaatgatgatgataataaaaatattaatgatgatgataataaaaatattaatgatgatgataataaaaatattaatgatgatgataataaaaatattaatgatgataataataaaaatattaatgatgCCAATTCTATAAACACCCATTGCTCATATAAATACAGTGCTACATATTCTAACGAGAAGGTGGAATACAACAATGTTATAAgtgaagaaataaaaataaaaagcccaaaaaaagatgaggaaaatataaagataaataatatgttcAAATGTGGTTTTTATAGCTTTAAAGGAAATAGGACATATAATGAAGATAGagttattattattgaaaatatgaataattttttaaaagaagaatatgatacattaataaaaaaagctccaaatgaatatgaattaattgataaagaatatatgaatataattcataatataaaagatatgGAAACACcatcttatatatattgtgCTATATATGATGGTCATAATGGAGATAATGCAGTAAATATTgttcaaaaaatattgcatatatatatgtattattattttataaatggAAGTGGTTTAGAGaattctttaaaatattcttttcaAGAAACagataattatatatgtaaaaatattataaatataaaagaagataATCATTCCAATTATTCTAGTGGCACCACAGCATGTGTGAGtgttatatttaaaaacatGTTGTATGTTGCTAATATTGGTGACAGTAGATGTATTATAAGTAAAAATGGAAGAGCTATTGTTCTTACAGTAGATCATCGAGCTAGcattaataaaaaagaacaagaaagaattataaattCGGGAGGAATTTTAGATGATGAAGGATATTTGGGTGGGTGTTTAGGAGTCTGTCGAGGATTCGGTTCCtttcataaaaaaacaaaagaaaaattaaaaggTCTAATATGTGAACCTGATTTgtttcatataaaattaacAGATGATGATGAATTCTTAATTATTTGTTGTGATGGTATTTTTGATGTTATAACATCACAAGAAGCTGTTAATACAGTCAAAAATTCTCTAATACAATCAAGAGATGCTAATACAGCTGCAGAAGCTTTATGTCAACTCgcttataaaaaaaaatcattGGATAATTTATCAGTCCTTGTAGTTATATTTCAAAATCCtcaaatgaataaaaaagtCTCTTCAATAAATGAATCATCTGGAATCTACTCAGGCCAAGCTGGACGCGTTCGTCGAAg AATCAAGTTTTCTGCTTTGAAGgatttaataaatcaaTAA
- a CDS encoding putative exosome complex component RRP4 gives MDIIITTPFDKEVYEIEEITNKIVSVETVKHTKNSLHKNRDIQCPNKKKLVLPGECVLDMNDKDRFLKGGGLYEEDDMFHACILGRVNYINKLIYVEPLKGKYTGSVGDLLVGKIKDISNDKWIVEIGSYCRAFLSISQTNISIFSQRIRLYNDVINMIHIYKPDDVIACEIQRISTDGTIILHTRSSIYGKLSNGVLIIVPQTLIHNQKKHIFVFPCNVQIILGMNGYIWISSPIKKSKDTNPNSVDQNIEENKFEHVDHTTRKNISIITNIIKLLVKYHININYDTINKIYVHYTSNTNNTPSYILKPYVADSYLFNYIDKFARSNQSWGPTSTE, from the coding sequence ATGGATATCATTATCACCACGCCGTTTGATAAAGAAGTTTATGAAATCGAAGAAATTACTAACAAGATAGTTTCTGTTGAAACTGTTAAGCATACAAAAAATAGTTTACATAAGAATCGAGATATACAATGCCCCAATAAAAAGAAACTTGTGTTACCAGGAGAATGTGTTTTAGATATGAATGATAAAGATCGATTTTTAAAAGGAGGAGGTTTATATGAAGAAGATGATATGTTTCATGCATGTATTTTAGGAAGAgtaaattatattaataaattaatttatgTAGAACCTCTAAAAGGAAAGTATACAGGTTCTGTTGGAGATTTATTAGTTGGAAAAATTAAAGACATTAGTAATGATAAATGGATTGTTGAAATAGGTTCTTATTGTAGAGCTTTTCTTTCTATATCTCAAACTaatataagtatatttAGTCAAAGAATTagattatataatgatgttataaatatgatacatatttataaacCTGATGATGTTATTGCATGCGAAATTCAAAGAATATCAACAGATGGTACTATTATTCTACATACCAGATCATCTATTTATGGTAAATTATCTAACGGTGTTCTAATTATTGTTCCACAAACTTTAATACATAATCAgaaaaaacatatttttgtttttccTTGTAATGTTCAAATCATATTAGGAATGAATGGTTATATATGGATCTCCTCTCCTATCAAAAAATCTAAAGATACTAATCCTAACAGTGTTGATCAAAATattgaagaaaataaatttgaACACGTTGATCATACTACcagaaaaaatatttctatcattactaatattattaaattacTTGTCAAGTATCATATCAATATTAATTATGATActattaataaaatatatgtacacTATACTTcaaatacaaataatacACCCTCATATATTCTAAAGCCTTACGTCGCTGATTCGTATTTGtttaattatatagatAAGTTTGCAAGGTCAAACCAATCCTGGGGCCCTACCTCAACCgaataa
- a CDS encoding hypothetical protein (conserved Plasmodium protein, unknown function): MRHKISENEIINKIDSINLKEVKDASACMNNYTNFISIKLKKNREGIIHSIQRIKHLEGVTKKLNKELSEGNKELEKLEKNIKELEETNNTLENDIKAQMNKGNLYKSRLALLKKNKVRISKAQEIIDNDIIYMKSRINIMRENADKNNQKFDKIVSQKDKMHQEMERFKKDRKNLQLNLKNTRKNHEFLKNKMQNLVLTMKKSTADDKRFQY; this comes from the coding sequence ATGAGACATAAAATTTCTGAAAACGAgataataaacaaaatagattccataaatttaaaagaagTGAAAGACGCCTCGGCTTGTATGAATAATTACACCAACTTCATTTCAATCaaacttaaaaaaaatagagAGGGTATTATTCATTCAATCCAAAGGATAAAACATTTAGAAGGTGTGACTAAAAAGttaaataaagaattatcAGAAGGAAATAAAGAATTAGAAAAGCTAGagaagaatataaaagaattagaagaaacaaataatacattagaaaatgatataaaggcacaaatgaataaaggaaatttatataagaGTAGATTAGctcttttaaaaaaaaacaaagTAAGAATTTCTAAAGCTCAAGAAATAATTGATAATgatatcatatatatgaaatcTAGGATTAATATAATGAGAGAAAATGcagataaaaataatcaaaaatTTGATAAAATTGTTAGTCAGAAGGATAAAATGCATCAAGAAATGGAAAGGTTCAAAAAAGACagaaaaaatttacaactaaatttaaaaaatacaagAAAAAATCATGAATTTctcaaaaataaaatgcAGAATTTGGTATTAACCATGAAAAAGTCAACAGCTGATGATAAGAGGTTCCAATAttaa
- a CDS encoding hypothetical protein (conserved Plasmodium protein, unknown function), whose translation MVNINWPGLLKWSTKYADGTIDTNKRLSKEDIEFLQGAIKDALSQVEDPYEAINEAVRNFENKDEGIILASAKIVERLVDEYPEVARNLDKIKAIDPLLKLLDNSNNHILESVLQILSLALSNNPELQDSVFKKNALKTLLIKLQESQKTIIDKKLITAISALIRHHDQGENKFIDYGGVGFLVYGMQTNIFKYQEKSALLLKHLIHQNKITFDIFIKNDIMKGLVALVNNKNIDETGIQYGETTAELFLALIQNHRHKLAKSGYLHTIKKLIEDRLSYLRIVQDSASYDVSQEIELFTDCLKLTKWPGIKIPEDDAENNFSIADG comes from the exons ATGGTAAACATAAATTGGCCAGGGCTTCTAAAGTGGTCTACGAAGTATGCAg ACGGGACTATTGATACAAATAAACGTTTAAGTAAAGAAGACATTGAATTTTTACAAGGGGCTATAAAAGATGCCTTAAGTCAAGTGGAAGATCCATATGAAGCTATAAATGAAGCCGTTCGtaattttgaaaataaagatgaaGGTATAATTTTAGCATCAGCTAAAATTGTTGAAAGATTAGTAGATGAATATCCTGAGGTGGCTCGTAATTTAGATAAAATTAAAGCTATAGATccattattaaaattattagaTAATTCTAATAATCACATTTTAGAATCAGTTCTTCAGATTTTATCTTTAGCCTTATCAAATAATCCAGAATTACAAGATTctgtttttaaaaagaatgCTTTAAAAactttattaataaaattacaAGAATCACAAAAAACTATtattgataaaaaattaatcACTGCTATATCAGCTTTAATACGGCATCATGACCAAggagaaaataaatttatagATTATGGTGGTGTAGGCTTTTTAGTATATGGAATGcaaacaaatatttttaaataccAAGAAAAGTCTGCACTCCttttaaaacatttaaTTCACCAGAATAAAATTAcatttgatatatttataaaaaatgatattatgAAAGGACTTGTAGCTCTtgttaataataagaatattgATGAAACAGGTATACAATATGGAGAAACAACAGCAGAACTTTTTCTGGCCTTAATTCAAAATCATAGACACAAGTTAGCTAAATCAGGATATTTACACAccataaaaaaattgataGAAGATAGGTTAAGCTATTTGCGTATAGTACAAGATAGTGCATCCTATGATGTATCTCAAGAAATAGAATTATTTACTGATTGTTTAAAGTTAACCAA GTGGCCAGGAATTAAAATACCAGAAGATGATGCAGAGAATAATTTTAGTATAGCCGACGGctga
- a CDS encoding putative ribosome biogenesis GTPase A codes for MFHNIFVLLISINFLLCVQIKFYYKPKNIHFYLLPYTKENRYAFKSKELKKKNNYLYIKNKKYGCNELFYQKDDEVGEEKDNTIDKINDKINDQTNDKMNDKMDDKMNDQTNDKTDDEVYETFDEYFNKRAEENYTKLEGEKLKILKENTHTNKDEIRDALKKTYKNEYNKLIKEDEEDEQVSQAVYENIKITFLMKENINNFLFTQYSYMINKLKEKSVIIKNLKKFYNKCGDETKNDGETKNDGVTKNDGVTKNDGVTKNDGVTKNDGETKNDGVTKNDDANQINCAYQNNNTNYDETTHNENNSNNNGSAPLTNELNNIKNPFYHNKFFDKYSPYSDSKYKEENKSKDHLKDIIENVSFFKPEENYEQTRNCRTFSDQMFANVKIKGDYILNNLRKEKEDDKNDNINNNNNNRFTQDDIITNDNNNDYGSDESTALFLKNNVCPLQLLKDNVRTFLNYKKENIIKSNINEDLLYGRVKVHWFPKFMKRVITKIPDYIKVSDIIIEVRNGIIPFVFDDLFALNIFDIHTNKPRIIVYTNSDKSSLKANEEWGNYYRRKLFWSDKKFNKNINKQYLNQMKKSAVIFLDAKNGKKEIIVLKKLINRLCHHIIENKKKKGIHNYKVKCIFIGLPNVGKSALINRILEIKKAKSYDNPGLTTNIQMYSNKKYELIDTPGILAQNLYKIREKSFNKNNIILDHIYNHYSNEHSNDNVVTIKNYNKYMHIENNIYLLALCNHISPKMYDVYNIAETLMQNIYDAYQYDNDYIDLQKIIKRYQINFTDCINSQGNFSSYHFIQKLARDKCHNDINQASMRLVTDFRKNFLGRTTLNYPLYFNKKSITLKQSKHFENQKYDKYMGW; via the coding sequence atgttcCACAACATTTTCGTGCTATTGATAAGTATCAACTTTCTATTATGTGTGcaaataaaattttattataaaccaaaaaatatacatttttatcttCTTCCATATACAAAAGAAAATAGATATGCATTTAAAAGTAAGGAgttgaaaaaaaaaaataattacttatatataaaaaataaaaaatatggtTGTAATGAATTGTTTTATCAAAAAGATGATGAAGTAGGTGAAGAGAAAGATAACACAATTGACAAGATCAATGACAAGATAAATGATCAGACGAATGACAAGATGAATGACAAGATGGATGACAAGATGAATGATCAGACGAATGACAAGACGGATGATGAAGTATATGAAACGTTTgatgaatattttaataaaagagCAGAAGAAAATTATACTAAATTAGAAGgagaaaaattaaaaatattaaaagaaaatacaCACACAAATAAAGATGAAATAAGAGATgctttaaaaaaaacatataaaaatgaatacaataaattaattaaagaagatgaagaagatgaaCAAGTTAGTCAAGCTGTTTATGagaatattaaaattacATTTCTtatgaaagaaaatattaacaattttttatttacacAATATAGTTATATGATTAATAAATTGAAGGAAAAATCGGTGATTATcaaaaatttaaaaaaattttataacaAATGTGGAGATGAAACTAAAAATGATGGTGAAACTAAAAATGATGGTGTAACTAAAAATGATGGTGTAACTAAAAATGATGGTGTAACTAAAAATGATGGTGTAACTAAAAATGATGGTGAAACTAAAAATGATGGTGTAActaaaaatgatgatgCAAACCAAATAAATTGTGCctatcaaaataataatacaaattatGATGAGACGACACATAATGAGAAcaatagtaataataatggaTCAGCACCTTTGACAAATGAActaaataatataaagaacCCATTTTATCATAACAAATTTTTTGATAAATATTCTCCATATAGTGATtctaaatataaagaagaaaataaatcCAAGGATCatttaaaagatattattGAGAATGTGAGTTTTTTTAAACCAGAAGAAAACTATGAACAAACAAGAAATTGTCGAACATTTAGTGATCAAATGTTTGCTAACGTAAAAATTAAAGgtgattatatattaaataatttaagaaaagaaaaggaaGACGACAAAAATGACAACAtcaacaataataataataatagatTTACACAAGATGATATTATAActaatgataataataatgattatgGTAGTGATGAAAGTACGGCattgtttttaaaaaataatgtttGCCCCTTACAGttattaaaagataatgtaagaacatttttaaattataaaaaagaaaatattataaaaagtaatataaatgaagatTTATTATATGGTAGAGTTAAAGTTCATTGGTTTCCAAAATTTATGAAAAGAgttataacaaaaataccagattatataaaagttagtgatattattatagaAGTTAGAAATGGTATTATTCCTTTTGTTTTTGATGATCTATTTgctttaaatatatttgatatcCATACAAATAAACCTCGTATTATTGTTTATACAAATTCTGATAAATCTTCTTTAAAAGCTAATGAAGAATGGGGTAATTACTATCGAAGGAAATTATTTTGGAgtgataaaaaatttaataaaaatattaataaacaatatttaaatcaaatgaaaaaaagTGCAGTAATTTTTCTTGATGcaaaaaatggaaaaaaagaaattattgTTCTAAAAAAACTAATTAATAGATTATGTCATCATattattgaaaataaaaaaaaaaaaggaatacataattataaagttaaatgtatttttataggATTACCAAATGTTGGTAAATCTGCACTTATCAATAGAATCCtagaaattaaaaaagcAAAATCATATGATAACCCAGGTCTAACTACTAACATACAAATgtattcaaataaaaaatatgaactTATAGATACACCTGGAATTTTAGCtcaaaatttatataaaataagagaaaaaagttttaataaaaataatatcatattagatcatatttataatcattattcaaatgaacattcaaatgataatgttgtaactattaaaaattataataaatatatgcatatagaaaataatatctATCTATTAGCATTATGTAATCATATATCACCAAAAATGTATGatgtttataatattgCTGAAACATTAATgcaaaatatttatgatgCATATCAATATgataatgattatatagatttacaaaaaattatcaaaaGATATCAAATTAATTTCACAGATTGTATAAACTCACAAGGAAACTTCTCATCTTATCATTTCATACAAAAATTAGCAAGAGATAAATGTcataatgatataaatcAAGCATCCATGAGATTAGTAACAGATTTCagaaaaaattttcttGGAAGAACAACCTTAAATTATCCACTctattttaataaaaaatctATAACACTTAAACAATCCAAACATTTTGAAAACCAAAAATATGACAAATATATGGGatggtaa